In Actinoplanes sp. NBC_00393, a single genomic region encodes these proteins:
- a CDS encoding threonine/serine ThrE exporter family protein, with protein MTKATATERELLEFLLYLGSGLTAAGEAVNQIQEHLLRVAIAYGAPDARISVFPTFLVVSLAPGRPVTQEPTKQLGGGLRLDQTAELYRLLRTAERGEVEPAVGSRRVLAVVAMRPRFGTPVRVLGHAVLTVGICMILIPTWSDLLLAGLFGVLVGFIKLAGNRWTSLQMIMPVIASFTVASITFMLAGSGWGEADLRAMVAPLCTFLPGAMLTMAVVELSAYEMVTGASRLVAGILQLTLLAFGIIGAAQAVGVPPPGAPADVATNTLGWWAPWVGTAVVGLGNYLMLAGPPRSLGWLCLVLYAGWTAQYLGGMVLGGYLSGFAGALALTVVAYLVERAPSGPPALVSFLPGFWLLVPGALTLIGVTEYLGQSTVRGAEDLIDAAGSMVAIALGVLCGHPLYRALAGAMHWSIRRNHPVER; from the coding sequence ATGACCAAGGCGACCGCCACTGAACGCGAGCTTCTGGAATTCCTGCTCTATCTGGGCAGCGGGCTCACCGCCGCGGGCGAGGCGGTCAACCAGATCCAGGAGCACCTGCTGCGGGTCGCCATCGCGTACGGCGCACCGGACGCCCGGATCAGCGTCTTCCCCACCTTCCTGGTGGTGTCGCTCGCCCCGGGCCGGCCGGTGACCCAGGAGCCCACCAAGCAGCTGGGCGGCGGCCTGCGCCTGGATCAGACGGCCGAGCTCTACCGGCTGCTGCGGACCGCCGAACGCGGCGAGGTCGAACCGGCCGTGGGCAGCCGGCGGGTGCTGGCGGTGGTGGCCATGCGACCGCGTTTCGGCACGCCGGTACGCGTACTCGGGCATGCCGTGCTCACCGTCGGCATCTGCATGATCCTCATACCCACCTGGAGCGACCTGCTGCTGGCCGGGCTCTTCGGGGTGCTGGTCGGGTTCATCAAACTGGCCGGCAACCGCTGGACCAGCCTGCAGATGATCATGCCGGTGATCGCCTCGTTCACGGTCGCCTCGATCACGTTCATGCTGGCCGGCTCGGGGTGGGGCGAGGCCGACCTGCGGGCCATGGTGGCGCCGCTGTGCACGTTTCTGCCCGGCGCCATGCTGACGATGGCGGTGGTGGAGCTCTCGGCGTACGAAATGGTCACCGGAGCGAGCCGCCTGGTGGCCGGCATCCTCCAGCTGACGCTGCTCGCCTTCGGCATCATCGGCGCCGCTCAGGCGGTCGGCGTGCCGCCGCCGGGCGCACCGGCCGACGTCGCCACCAACACGCTGGGCTGGTGGGCGCCCTGGGTGGGCACCGCGGTTGTCGGGCTGGGCAACTACCTGATGCTGGCCGGGCCACCACGCTCGCTGGGCTGGCTCTGCCTGGTGCTCTACGCCGGCTGGACGGCCCAGTACCTGGGCGGCATGGTGCTCGGCGGCTACCTGAGCGGGTTCGCCGGCGCGCTGGCGCTGACCGTGGTGGCGTACCTGGTGGAGCGCGCGCCGTCCGGGCCGCCCGCGCTGGTCTCCTTCCTGCCCGGCTTCTGGCTCCTGGTGCCCGGCGCGCTGACGCTGATCGGGGTGACCGAGTACCTGGGACAGTCCACCGTGCGCGGCGCCGAGGACCTGATCGACGCGGCCGGCTCGATGGTGGCGATCGCTCTCGGAGTCCTGTGCGGGCACCCGCTCTACCGGGCTCTGGCCGGCGCGATGCACTGGAGCATTCGGCGGAATCACCCGGTAGAACGCTGA